The Theobroma cacao cultivar B97-61/B2 chromosome 2, Criollo_cocoa_genome_V2, whole genome shotgun sequence genome includes the window GCCAGTTTTCAGAAGCCACCAGCCACTGtttcagagaaaaaaaacTCTCTTTAAAACAACAGGAACTTGTTTGAGGTTTGGGAGTCATATCCCAGCTTTTCAGAATTCCAACCACGTTGTTTTGGGGTCGTTTTCCATGAGAAAGTATATTAAATATGGAGGACTCACCTGAAAACTAGTGAATTAATTCTGCCTGAACACTAATTCAATTTGTGAATAAATAATATTGCCAAAAAAGGGAATTAACAATTGTGATGGTGTGACTATTTAATATAAACTTGAATTAAAATTCTGATCATATCATAGGAGGAAATATCAACAATAGAGTTAATTATTACCGGTCCTatgtacaaaaaaaataataaatacttGTGGTAGacatcataatcaatacattttatgttatttaaaatctaatttaatattggttaattgtttttatttgacaTATTTCATCAAACCAAAAATGAATCCTGAATGGAAAAGGGAATCATTGGATAAGAATATGACAGGTAAATGGACTTGATCAATCAATCAGGCTAACATCATGCAATTACTGTAGATCAAATCCTTGCATTTAACCAGTGATGGTGACATATATGTATAGAGCTGTTGAGTAAATGTAGATCTCTTTAATTATACCAATAGGCCTTTAATTGTTTGAGACATAATGCAAATTTAATACTGAATTGTCTCTTTAaaataacaaacaaaaaacTTTTAATTGTGAGTatgattgatgatttttaATGTCAATGTTTCAATTAAGGCTTTACTGTCTtcattttaattgttatttggTAAGTACATGCATTATGCTTCCAAATGGTGAAATCAAAAAAtgggtttataaaaattggaaataaataaataaaacatttataaaattcatctctttaaataatagaaacaataattttctttttgtgcgTGACTATCCAATCTGAACTCAAATGCAATTTTAAcacaaatataattttattttttaattactatttgCTTTTCAAGATATAGTTCTCTCTTTGTAAAGATATAGGCCAAGAGTAAacctaacaaaaaaataatgaacaacaagagaaatgcttgggaattaATTAATGGTTTCAAATATAGTacgaattcttttttttaccaACAAACATACACAAAGTTTAACTTCCTTTGATGTTTTTCTTGTATATCTTAACAAATTaaggaattttattttattttctttattttctttttaccttatatttttctttatcttcatatttttcttgaaccaaagaaaactaaaaaaaaatatcttattgCTTAGGGAGGGGAAACAAGGTAAAAGGCAACCATCTTCATTTATCTTATATGTAAATTGAGTATACTTGCAAATATTGATGCATAATATACATGTAATCAACAGATTTTCCCTTGCATTTGCAAGTTGATCAGTGTACACAAATTGAATATGGAAAACTGAAATGACATTCAATTagttcttcatttttcctCCTCAAAATGCTTGTGTTTCCAATCTTTTTTACCGAAACCTGAGAAGAGAAAATATTGTTGGAAGACGCAGCAGcttgaaaatcatttcatttaccCTGGTGGCCACTGATATCATGGTTCAACATCTTGTTGCTGATCATCAGAAACTACTCGTGGCTCATCAAGTCGTGCCAAACATTCTTCAGGATTTGTATAGAAGTAATCCTCTTCCTTGGGTTTACCAGGAATTACCAATCTTTTGGCAGGATTTCCCATCCGATCTGCATGAGCCTCTTTCATTTCTGATGAGAATTCTTCCCAGCTTATTGATCCAGCTCTGAACAGATCCACTAAATCGACTATAGCCTTTCTGTCCAAAAGAATTGTTTCCTTGAACCCCAAGTATCTGAAAAAGGATTCAGGTATATATAGTCAACATCAGCATTAATACTAGGCGTGGGAGAGGACCTATTTTGCAGGCACATAGCATCAGGAAATGTAAATTATGAGAATGAATATTGGGGGATACCGTCTATGGCCTTCAACGACTTTGGCCATGTTTCCTCCATTTGTTGGAACGAAAATATCACTTTCCACAGCTACATAATAATCCAGGGCTGCCATCTGGTTTGAATGGTTCCTGAAAGGATCAAGGTCTGAGGGTGGAAGTAACGTTTCCTTCTTGACCTGTTTTTGCAGATTACAAAGCAAGAGTTACCCTATGAACAGCTAGAGACGAAACaaagatagaaaaactgaCTTTAATCTTCAAGGAAAGCAAACTAATTACTAACCAAATTCGGATAAGCTGCTCTAAGAGTTGCCAATCTCCTCTCTCCTCCATATATATCTCCAGCAGCTATGTAAACTTGGATATTGCGATCGATACCCAATGCCTTTAATGTTAGCGCTGTTTCCTCAGGGGTTAGAGGGCACAAACCTGCTAGCCTTTTCTTCTCCGAATctattactttttctttccaCCAGGGATATGCATATCTAATCATTACATGGAAGTTTGCACAATATTACGATGAGATTAGGGCATGGATACTTCAGTAATGAACCcaataaattcattttaattacCTCATTTTTGTTAACTCATCAATCTCTTCTTCATTGCAACCTTCATTACAACCAGAGAATGCTATCATGTCCATTTCATATCTGAGATGAAGAACTAGGAAAGGACCTTTTTCTCTTAGAATTCGAACGATCTTCTCAGCCAACGCCTGTATGGGAGGAGCGAACCTCAGAGCCTCATAGTTTACTCGGCAACGCAACTTTTGGACATCTTGAGGAAGCCCATTGTTAGCAAGCCTGGCATCAGTCTTCTGGAAGTGCACCACTTCATGCGTTTGTATCCGCGGAAGAATCTGTGAATAGTCATAACAGTAAAAGAGTACTGATCCTAGCTAACAGTAGAAAAAACAAGGTTGGAACAACAAAGAAGTAAAGAACTGGGGAACCTACCACATTATAGTAATAGGTCATGTTAGACCAGCTGATTGGTGGCATTGAGAAGACTGATTCAtctacctttttcttttgcgCAGGGGGTAGCTTTTTCAATATCCGAACTTCATCTCTCAGTGATGCAATGAAGTAGTCTACATCAAATATGTCTGCAAACTGACTGCCATatcaaaaaagcaaaaatgcAATCAAACACCATATTCACAGTATACCTCGATGAAAAAGAGTAAGAAATGAGATCGATTAGCTACCTGTAATCATTCCAAAATGATGTATTATCTAATTCAGGAACTATGAGGGTGACATTTAGAAATCTTGCAACTGTAACCATGTCACAGATCTgagtacaaaaaaaaaaaaaacaaagttgaTTAATTAGGATATAATCGATCATAACAGCACTTATACATTACAGTGAATGACCTTTGTATTATGACAGGCAAAATTACTTACACCGGATCGCATTTGATTCAATCCTCCATTGGAAGAAACCATCAGATACCCATTGTTCTCATAGACCCCTGATTGTCAGGAATATGTGGAAGATTGTGAAGCACAAGAAAATTTTCTGTCAAGTAAATAATGCagttctttttcatttcttttctctagCTTAAGCATCTTGATTTATCTATCTGCACCTCGATGTTCATGAAGATGGTAAACCGTGTAAAGACACCTAGCCTAGACTAAACTCTACTTGAAAGTGAAGTTGAGGATACAATGCATACATGCATTATTCATACATATCATGCATCCATGAGAGTTTGTATCCGATCTTACTTAAAGGGTGTTTTGaacttgaaattttctttctctttggtAAACCAAGAAGCTGAGGCCACAGCCAATGTATGAGTTTTCCTTTAAATGcatggaaacaaatggatatAAAGAAAGTCTGTTCTTAACGTAGTTATAGTAAATGTATACAAATTATATCTTCTACTAAGAGAGTTAGATTCGAAATCTTCCTTATCCAAAACAAATACAAATTTATTCGACTTACAATAAATTACTTACTTTCAGGGGGAAGAGGATAAGAAAAGGTAGATTTTGGTGTCCTTGCTGATGAAACAGCCTCTCCCAGTGATTTCAACTGCCTGGCAATGGCCCAAAGCAGCATCACGGTTAAAGCTCTAGTCACCCACAGTTTCAGTCGAGCCACTCTGATCCGAGCTAGAATTAAGCTCTTCAACTTTTCAGCCTTAACCATTCTGATATACTTCAACCTCATCTTACTGTACCCTGGTTTCTCCTTCACCTCTCCACATTCTGCCTCTTCAAAACTTGCCCCAGGGTAACTCATCCTTAGCTTTTTTAATTCTCTATAATAACCCAAAAACGAAAAAAGGGTACTATCATGTTATAAAACTCTAATCACCCGAAACGAATGCAAGTGGAAATTGCTTGTAAAAGAAGAAGCAAATGATCACCTCATAAAAAGGGTAACCGAATTTCAATGGAGAAACTTATCAATATTGGCTTCAAGCTTCAACACAAAGACATTAATTCTTTCCTTCGCTTACCAGATTCCGGAGGAATTGTACCGCCAGAAAGCTGGTTTCTTCACGCCAAGAGTAATGAGAGGAATTTGGCCTTTTAAAGTGATTGTTTCTTAGCTAGCAAAATTCCAAGAGTCATACATCCAAACCAGTCCAAGGCACgaggattttattttaattttaatttttgctttCTCAATTCCTTCACATAAATTGATTGGGCCCATTAATCGAATTAATTCCATTTAATAGTGTTACTATATGATCCATTAAACTTATGTTTGtgctctttttcatttttttttctatttaaaactatttattatatatcatTTTCTGAATTTACTAGTAGTATTAAATATATAGCACTTAAATTATGTATTTACTCTCTGTATTTATAGTACTGAAATCAGAGTAAATTGggatgaaaaaagaaattaagaaaattgaagacaCCTGATGTATATATGACAATGATGATTTTGGAGGACAACTAATTAGGTGATGAAGTTAAATTGATTGACATGTGATAAAATTCATTGCTTGGAGCTGTTGTAATTATCTGGCATTTaagattgaaaaagaatatttaataataataatcaataaggaaaaaatcatataaatgaTAATAGTCAACTTGCATTTTCCGAGTTTAGATATACTATATTTAGTAACTTGGAGGACAAGCATGCTGCTCCCTATTTTCTTTTAGATAGAGATATTTTGTTGTGCAAAATGCGTTGTTAATGGAGTATTCTTGAGAGTTGCAGAGTTAGAATTTACAAGTTTTGTGAAGATTAAACTCCACCCCATGCTTGAACCAATCCTTGGAACCAAGCAATTGAGCTTTCTTACAGGGTAAATGACAGCCAAACGGAGGAATGGGTGCTTCTCCTAAGATTCCATCAATCTTCAAGTTTAAAAGCTTGATGTTTCTACCCAGTTTATAGAGGTCTGTTCCACCTTCCATTCTATGTTTTAAGGGAGGGTTTCATTGGTGAAAAGGAACACCAAGCTGGGGAGTTGCTACCTTAAAGCCAATCGGTCTCATTAACAATCCTCAGCAGCTAGAAGCTGGGAAGCTGGACCATTTTGCTGCCGGTCACCTCTCCCCTTAGAGAAGTCCTTAAGAACTGTTGAACTTTCCGGCAGTACCTTTCGCAGTTTCTTCCTAATGTGTACGAATACTTCTGGATTCTGCTCAATGGATGTCCATGGCAGCTTGGTGTGACAGACTATTGCTGAAGGCCCCAATTTCAATATGCAGAATCCAGAAGTaataataaagagaaatggaaCCACTATGCATCCTAGAATGAATGCTGCCAGAGATAATTTCCTAGTGCAATAACAATTAACAGCAAATGCAGCGCTGTTTAAGTCTCAAAAGATTACATTATTACTCAACCATAACAGAGACATGATCAGATTCAGACATGTTCTTGAAGTGCAAAAAAGCATTGCTGTCAGTTGCCAACTCATCTTGAGAAAACAAGAAGGGTTAACCCATTGACTAGTCCCATGGATGCTAACGAGCACCTTCCACTTTCAGGCACAAAGTTCAACTCAGCTCATTTCTAGATGCATAAAGTATGCCTACAGCATACAAAAGCAGGAGGCTGGGTACAATTGAGCCGAATCATTACAGCATATGGAGGCAACTCAGATGCCATTGTTACCATTTGATATCTGTACCTGAACTGCCAATCAAGTGTCCTTCAACAAACAGAAGTCTCAATCACTCATGCAAGGATTATAAGAAGGGAATCCCACTgtttaatgttttcttttccctgTTAATTAGAAACAACCTTTGATGACAGCCAAGTTTATTCTAATTAATGTTAATCCCCATAACTTTCACCAGAAAAGCatagtcataagctatttcctCACACTGAATATAACGGCCACCTTCACCAAAATGTCCTCCAGTCATATTTGTCTTCAGAATGACAGATCGAGAACAAAAAGAACATGTACTATCTCGAACTTTGGCCACCCACTTGGCAGCTTCCCAAACTCCAACCCTTGGAATGATGATTAAATACAACCAGCGTTAGTTAACGGATACAAAATTGAATGCAACTTTTCTGAATGACagtgcaaaaaaattaaatcaacaGCAGAAATATGGAAGCAGGCCTTCATGCAATTATAGATGAAAAGCTGAAGTGGAAGAAGTGAATTTACCTTGAGTCATTAAATGATGCTGTAACAAGAATTGAAGGGTGGCAACCACCTTGAGGAATGTTTTCATAGGGGGAATAACTTAAAATAGACTCAAACTGGGACTTTATCTGAGGATTCCCAAATTCTTCATAGTCCAATATAGTGAGGGGCAAACTAGGATCCAGCAATGAGTTCAATATATCAAGAAATGGTACCTGTTAGAAATATTAACAAAGTCTCCATTATGACAGTCTAACAAAGGagggtaaaaagaaaagaaaaggaaaacgaaggaacaaagaaaaaagaaagtactAAAAAGTGGgggaaaataaaagataaagcaAAAGAATTCCATATCCATACTTGTTCTCTTTGACATAGTacaagaaaaaacaaaggaagaaaaaggtgAATGATGTTAAACCAACATAACCCACACCAGAAGTGTTTCTCTTTTCAAAACATGTTTTTCTAATGTCAGACTACAACAGCTTCTTCATGGTTTTTCCAATTTTATTAGcaagaaagtgaaaaaaaattttgaattttccaTTTGTCATCCAAAGGTACTTAAGTTTGAAGCCCCTCTTTATTTCAAGTCTCCTTGTCAACTCTAAACGTTTTTAACATACTTCACTTGGGTGAGATCATGACAATATAAATGTCAGGTACTTTGCTAATAAGGCTAACCTTCAAAATTGCAGCACGGAAAAGGTCAGGGTACATATTCAGAGCTGCCCCCATGAGAAGACACCCAGCACTAACTCCAATGGCACCCAGCTGATCTCTATGGACATAGCCCTCATCAATTAGGTACTTGCCACATGATACAAAGTCATATATAGAATTTTGTTTGAACAACCCACTGCCAGATTTATGCCATGAAGaatcaccaccaccaccaccccTGTTCAGCATACACATGAAACATTTGAAATAACAAGTAAACACATCCAAGACCATGACAAACCAGCATCTTGTTCAGTtaattctttgaaatttttattgaacaCAAGTTCAAGCATGACCCCTAATCTCGATGAAACACAATACCAGGAATGTAAAATCCAGGGATGCGGACAAGTACTTAAGGAGAATAATTTAGAATTTGAAACCAATGAGAGAAACAACTAActgagaagagaaaaagaaaactgaaatCAAAGAATTAGTTAATTCAAAATTCATCACATGTTACAAGAATTCCTACAAAAAATGATCACACTTAAAAACAGTATAAAATCTCCACAAATAACCCCTAATACAATAAAATACAAGTGCAACTTCTAGTCTCATTTTGTTACCCTTCTTAAGATCCACATCTATATGTACAAGATATTATTTGGTATATTTCCAAAATTTAATGAcatcaaatatgaaaattagGTCTAAACAATTCATATTCAATATTTAACACAGCAATTTGACAGctaattttacaaattaatattaaatgatGCATTCTTACTCGAGGAAAGAATGCCAATaacaaatttgacaaaaagaACAAATCATAAACCAACCTTACATCAGCAAATGCCACCACCCATCCACGATCAAGTAAACTGAGACGGTCCACGCACCAACTTTTATCAAGAACTTCCCCATATGCTCCATAACCTTGTAAAATTCCAGGAGACTGATAACTCTTCCACGCCTTTTGCGAGTACAAAATGGTCAGAGGAACCCTGACACCATCATGGGAAATAACTTCCTTTCTTTCACAACAATAGGTATCAGAAAAGTCCTTCCATCTTTGTAATTCAATATTTTGGttgttttcaccctttttacgGTCAAGATGTTTTTGAGTATCTAGTTCATATCCTGAAGAGCATGATTGAGCATTACTAGAAACACCAAGTACCTCCTCTTGTTGAACAATTGAGAAAATCCGTCTTGACATGTCGTAGTCAACAATTACATCAGGCACCTAGGGATGCCAAAAGAAAggttaaataaatttagggGCAAGCAATACAAGATAAACATACTTGCTCAAGTAACTAAAATCAGCAAGCACACGTATAAACCAAATATAATTCCACAGTTCTTACTGAGCTGAGACACTTAAACAAAAGAAGATCCCTAGTCTGAACTAATTTATTCCTATCATTTAACAAATGCAATGCCTCTAAATTTGAGAAGGTCAATAACTCACTTTGGTAATTGGTTAATAATTTTTCCACAAGAGCCTTGTCATGTTTTAGTTTCTCTAAATATTACAAAACCAGAAAAATGAACTGAAAAGGTAATTTCTCTAAGCTTTGCACTGGTAACAAAGGGAACAATGTGTGAGGACAGAGACACAAGTTAAGCATATGGACATCTAACAGAAAGAGTGAGAAAAccataaaagttaaaaagcaTCAATATGTAATGTAACAATATCACAATCAAGCTCACAAGAAATTACCACTGAAGATGACAGCACCACTCTGTATACTGAGTTCGTGAAGTCAAGGTTTGAACCTGGTTGAATACTACATGAATTTGAGGGCATAGGGAAAAACCATGGATCAAGATCCTCAATCATCATTTGACGCTGCAGAATAACACATGCCAATTGCAAATTAGTAGAAGTACAATAGTCGTATATGCAAAGATCAACTAAATGATGACATCAACATTCATCATTTTACTGTGATCTTTTCCTTTTAGGAGCTAGAGTGTACTTTATAAAGGATAAACAGAAAAGCCAAAACTGGAATAGGCATTAGTAGAACAAAAATACTCCCTAAGTTGAGTATATTAATTACACTAGATATCATTatctctaattttattttcttgtcttaatACGTTAAACATGCTTAACGTATATGCTTTGACTCatacttgtttcttttttcacaACACGCAGGTGCAAAAAGAGAAGATCAAACCATACTATTTAAAATCTGCAACTATATGTTAAAAAGTGTAAAAAtaagccaaaaacaaaaaagcatTTCATGGCACAATTCAATTATTGTTTGAAAAAGGGAGGGAAAACCAAGTTTCTGTCTAAAAGATGAAAAGTATGATACAATAGACTTTAATGCCATAAAGCACAGAATAGGAAGCTCAATAACAACAACAATACTTCATCTGgtatatttatttcataacctacaagaaaagagaaagaaaaagcagaAATTGGAATACCTTACAATCAACATTGATAGGCAAATCAACAGAACATAACATAGGAAAGCCCTTCTTATTGAGAAAAAGCACTAAATGTCCATTAAAAATGTCCATATCTTGTAAACTGGTATCTTCACTGGGATAGAAAATATTCTGACAGAAAAAACATACAGAAGTATATTAATTTATGCAATAGAGGATAGTTTGTACATAAGCTTGAGttggaaaaaatgaaatagcAAATAAGAAAATCAGGCATCCACTTCTCTAGAtacaaaaggaaaagcaaaCCACACCTGCCAAGTAGTTGACTGTATATCTCCAACTTGACATCTAGCTAAATAATAACCTTCAGTGGAACACATCATACTTTCTTTCACAGGAGCATTTGtaagaatataaaagaaaccaaaatgaTGTTCCCAAAAATACTGTACACCAGAAACGCGCTCATGTACTCTTCGCAAGCCACTCAAGGGATCAGTTGAATCAACTACATAAACCTGTAATAAAGCAATGGGATATAAGATTGGCACAAGGGGCAATTATAATCTAAAAGTGGGAAAAGCAAAAGGTAATGAAAAGGTAAATGCCTTCCTCAGATGAACTCCTTGAATTTGAATTCACAGTTATAAACTTGCCATCTTTTGTACTTGTTAGGTCCACACAAAAGCTAGAATCACTTTCTGTAAATACCAAGACATCATCTGTAATACCTGATCCTAATGTTGTGCAAAGAACCCTGCAAAAGTTAGAGACAGGTTGGAAAACATCTCAATCTCTAAAAAAGGACTGGACAATGCAGTGAAGAAGTGTGCCTGTAAGGTCGTTGATTCTCATCAGCAATTGTATAGAACAAAGTCTGGCAATCTTGAGCCCATGCCAAGCTAACAACTCTATCAACTTGTGCCCTTGGAACAATATATCCATTTCTGAGGTCtttaatttgaagaatgaacTGTTCACTGCCAGAAGTATCAAGTGTGTATGCTAGAAAATTGTGATCTGGTGAAATTCGACACTGACCCACATGCACATAACCTGCACAGAAGACATAATAATACTAACCTCAACTTAAAACTaagaaaaagtttttatttatagcTATATATCAATGCAGTACAACGATAGCTAAGGGTACTAGACTTCAAAGCCATGTTTTGGGACACATACCATTAACATATAATCAGAATTACAAAGTTTCATTTTCTGTTTGAAGAATTCAGCTTTTGCTATATTTTCTTACAAAAAGTTTTAACCGTGAAAGATAGTATATTTTCCAAGACTTTTAAGCCAAAAATAACCTTTGAAAAAGAAGCATCATAGTATCAAGTAGCATAACCATACCCATGACCACACATCTCCATCCAATATACATtccagagaaaaaaaaaagaaaaaaaaagcacttTTATAGAAGCTTGCCATGTTTTTCAGCAACTTCATTCCAGTCGAGCAAAATTTCCTCCCTTCCAAATCCAGCTTTGGCATTACTGAGAAGCCTTTCCACCCAACCACGTCTCTCAGTTCCTAATCTCCTGCAGAACACTGGGTACTCCTTCCCTTCCGGTATGTACTCGTAGTACAACCTGCATAAAATGTCAGTAAGCTCACAATTCACTTCTCCtacactaaaaaaaataaaagacttACAATTAAACAAAGGCTAACCTGAAAAATATTATGCTGCAAATGTTAGCTAAGATTTCGAAATATTTAACATCAGGTTACACTCGTTTCTACACCAACAATAAGCAAACATctaacaattcataaaactgACACCAACTAAggcaaataattttaagattgCATCACTTAATAAAAACCCAAATAACACTAACAATTCACAATCACCCAATAAGGAAAAGATGGAAACTTTATATACAAAAACTGAAACTTAGCCAAAACAGGGAAAAGGGTCACATTAAAAACTACAAACCAGGGTCCATAACGTTCAACAGGAGTGGAAATTTTGGAGGGCATTCGGCTTTTCATCTCAGAGACCATAGCTCGTTGCAGGGTTTGAGTGTCAGCCATGAAAGCTTGAGCATATGAGTTCTCTTGGTTGAGGTAGTCTACGAAATCAGGGTCGTTGACGTTGCGCATCCAATGGTAATGATCTTGCCACGTATGACCATGGAGTGAGACTGTGAAAGGAACTCTTTTGGGAACTGGAGGCAGCTGAGAAGGGACTGGGATTGGCTCTGCCCTGCATTTcgaagagaaagaggaagaggaagaggatAGGGAGGAGACTAAGATGAAAGAAAGGGAGAAAGTAGGTGGTTTGATTGAAGTGCTGGAGATTAAGCGGGAGAGTAGAGACATGGCCGACCGGACTTGTAGTTTCGAACAGCAGAAGAGCAGCTACTTTTCAGTTGGTATTTGTGTTTTATGAAGCAAGATTATACAACCCTGTGAATAAAGGCAGATGTTGGTCTTGAAGTTTGCTTA containing:
- the LOC18610171 gene encoding uncharacterized protein At1g04910, whose protein sequence is MRELKKLRMSYPGASFEEAECGEVKEKPGYSKMRLKYIRMVKAEKLKSLILARIRVARLKLWVTRALTVMLLWAIARQLKSLGEAVSSARTPKSTFSYPLPPERVYENNGYLMVSSNGGLNQMRSGICDMVTVARFLNVTLIVPELDNTSFWNDYSQFADIFDVDYFIASLRDEVRILKKLPPAQKKKVDESVFSMPPISWSNMTYYYNVILPRIQTHEVVHFQKTDARLANNGLPQDVQKLRCRVNYEALRFAPPIQALAEKIVRILREKGPFLVLHLRYEMDMIAFSGCNEGCNEEEIDELTKMRYAYPWWKEKVIDSEKKRLAGLCPLTPEETALTLKALGIDRNIQVYIAAGDIYGGERRLATLRAAYPNLVKKETLLPPSDLDPFRNHSNQMAALDYYVAVESDIFVPTNGGNMAKVVEGHRRYLGFKETILLDRKAIVDLVDLFRAGSISWEEFSSEMKEAHADRMGNPAKRLVIPGKPKEEDYFYTNPEECLARLDEPRVVSDDQQQDVEP
- the LOC18610172 gene encoding protease 2, with the protein product MSLLSRLISSTSIKPPTFSLSFILVSSLSSSSSSFSSKCRAEPIPVPSQLPPVPKRVPFTVSLHGHTWQDHYHWMRNVNDPDFVDYLNQENSYAQAFMADTQTLQRAMVSEMKSRMPSKISTPVERYGPWLYYEYIPEGKEYPVFCRRLGTERRGWVERLLSNAKAGFGREEILLDWNEVAEKHGYVHVGQCRISPDHNFLAYTLDTSGSEQFILQIKDLRNGYIVPRAQVDRVVSLAWAQDCQTLFYTIADENQRPYRVLCTTLGSGITDDVLVFTESDSSFCVDLTSTKDGKFITVNSNSRSSSEVYVVDSTDPLSGLRRVHERVSGVQYFWEHHFGFFYILTNAPVKESMMCSTEGYYLARCQVGDIQSTTWQNIFYPSEDTSLQDMDIFNGHLVLFLNKKGFPMLCSVDLPINVDCKRQMMIEDLDPWFFPMPSNSCSIQPGSNLDFTNSVYRVVLSSSVVPDVIVDYDMSRRIFSIVQQEEVLGVSSNAQSCSSGYELDTQKHLDRKKGENNQNIELQRWKDFSDTYCCERKEVISHDGVRVPLTILYSQKAWKSYQSPGILQGYGAYGEVLDKSWCVDRLSLLDRGWVVAFADVRGGGGGDSSWHKSGSGLFKQNSIYDFVSCGKYLIDEGYVHRDQLGAIGVSAGCLLMGAALNMYPDLFRAAILKVPFLDILNSLLDPSLPLTILDYEEFGNPQIKSQFESILSYSPYENIPQGGCHPSILVTASFNDSRVGVWEAAKWVAKVRDSTCSFCSRSVILKTNMTGGHFGEGGRYIQCEEIAYDYAFLVKVMGININ